Within Dermacentor variabilis isolate Ectoservices chromosome 8, ASM5094787v1, whole genome shotgun sequence, the genomic segment GCGCTCAGTAGATCCTTCGGAAAGTTTGGATCATGTCTTGTATGAGGTGTCACGATGTCTCGGCTCGCCAAACAATCGCCAAATCAACAGTACATGTGGGGCTTCAATGCTCCTCACCGCTGTGCTCACTGCAAACTGCGCTTCGTCGACGAGGACGAATTGGGGCACCACCACCGGCGCCAGCATGGACTCAAGCTCATGGCCGTGGAGAACTGGAACTCCGCCGAGCGATGCTACGGACCGGCGTCGTCGACTCCCTCCCGGGCGCCGCAGACGACCGACTTCAACTGTCTTCTGTGCGATCAGAGAGCGACCTCCTGGGTCGAGGTttcggcacacatcactcacgcTCATTCTCGGCGCGTCTGCCCCTCCTGCGGTCGCCTGTTCGCCAACGAGGCTGCGCTGAAGTCTCACTGCAGGAACATGCACGACGCCGCGCGAGCGAGAAATGCGCTGTCCTGCGGCACGGACGCGTCGTCTTTGTCGTCCCCCTCCTCGTCTCTCGAAGCGTGCTGCGCAAGCGAGCCGGCGAGCGTGGCGGAGAGCGCCAATGTCGACGACTTGCCGACCGCATCGCCCGCCCAAGTGGACTGCAGCATATGCCAGCTGTCCCAGAACCACCCGCAGGATTCGAACGGCGCGTTCGGCTGCGCCCACTGTACGTGGTCGTCGCTGAGCGTGTCGCGACTGAAGCAGCACCACCTCGAGATGCACGACAAGGGCGAGTACGCGAAACTCTTGCTCCCGGAAACACCTGCTGCCGAAGTTGAGCCGGCGGCGCATGGCATCGAGAGCTGCTCTCGGGACAGTTTCGCGGATCGGGACACCGAAAGTGTCAGCGGACCCTCCTCCCGGGCCGAGAGCCCCGATCTCGCTACGGGATCGCATGGCGACAATATTAGCGAGGCGGTCGTTCCCTCTGTAGCGGGCGGTGCTCACTCGCGCGGCAAGAAAGGAAACGATGGGACGTTAGGGCGAGGAAAGCTCGAGATCGCGTGCCCGAGTTGCAACTTCACCTGCGCCACGCTTCTGGAGCTTCGCCTGCACCACGTGTCCGAGCACGACGGGAAACCGTTTCACGAACCGCGCAGCGAAGGTACGAAACAGAAGTCGTCAGCCGCCAAGGCGAGACAAGTGTCGCACAGCAAGACGACAGCTAGATCCGAGTCGAGGCAGTCGTCGAACGGTAGTCGTGCCAATCGTGCCAACAGGAGCTTCACGGCGCACGGCTACCAGCACGACGGCTTCGTTTGCAGCGACAAGAGTAGCCTGGAATCCGACGACGAAGATAGCTCCAGCACTGCCGCGAAGAGCGCGCCGTCGGAAGCCGATGTCAGCTGGCATCCGAGTGAGCTATCGGGTGAGGAGACACttcaagaggaggaggaggaggagtcgTCTTCCAGTGGCAGTGTAGATAATGAAATGTTTCGCGTGTCTTGCGAGAAGTGCCGGGAGAGGTTCGTCTCCAAGTTGAGTCTTGCAGTTCACATGAGCAAATTGCACAGGATGTCATTTTTCTGCACCTACTGCTTCCGCGGTGCGAAGCGATGTGACCTTTTGCAGCTCCATCACCAACGAGAGCATCGCCGGCTCCCGTTCAGTTATCACACACTCGACGGGCTCAGGTTGGTGACGGTTAACAGTGTTGACTCGGATGAGAGTGAAGAGAATGATGTCACTGAAAATGCAAGTTTTGCTCGCAAGCCCGTCCGACATCCTGCAAGGCACCGTCAACGAGCCGTTCAGAAAAGGCCCCTGAGAAACTCCTCGCAACAATCTTCTGCACACAATTCCTCAAGTGAGCAGTTTGATTCCATGCAGTGGCGGCGGAAAAGGCAGAGACTTCTGTCCTCAACCAGTGAGGAGACGACAGATTGCTACGAGCCAGAGATTATGGACACCATTTCACGCTGTGTCTACTATGGTTACCGTTGCCCCAAGTCTGTTCGTGCTTTCCACCAATTGGTGGCCAACATAAGCCACGAGTTCAAGTGTAGTGCTTTTACTTGTGGCTTCAGCACGGACAGCGCTTCGGATTTTGAAAATCACCTGAAGAATCACGATCTCACTGATGTCTTCTGCCTGTATTGTGGTGCTAGTGTTGCCAGTCCAGGAGCCCTGCTGACTCATCTCGAAGAAGACCACAGTGATCTGCGGTTCCAGTGCTGCAAGTGCTTGTACCGAACTGCCCGCAATATGCATTTCAGTGTTCATTTTCCTCAAGCTCACCCACAGGATTCGGTTACATCCATTTCCCTGTCCAGCCGTGGGGACCCTGCTGCGTCCACTTCCTCTGTACAGATCAAAGAGTTCGATCCATATGTGTGCGGGTTTCCAGGATGTATGTTTAGAAACAGGAAACGATGTGAGTTTGAAAAGCACTTTGAAGAGTGTCATGTCGATGCAGACTCATTTCCCTGCGGAAGGTGCAGTAAGAGTTGCCAATCTGTAACGGCACTCGTTGAACACTTTCAAGACCATGGTTTTGCCGACATTGAGTGTGGCTACTGCAGCTTCGGAACGGCAAGCACCGGCGCCATGATGCTCCATGCCTGCTACTGCCACTCGAGCCAGATGACCATGTTTCGGGTCAGAAGCGACAACCTCGGCAAGGAGCTTATCACTTCTTCTGACAGGGGCATCAAGTACGAGACCTCTTATGACCTAAGCCACTTGACTTTTCAGCAGCGCTGCTGCTTCTGCCCGGCATTGGTCTCTGGCTTTGAAGACTTTCAAAGGCATACGTCGAGTAAGCATAGTCTCTCCCTCTCCGTACAAGAGCTCGCCGACAAGCTCTTCATGTCGTACGACTACATAGAGGCAGTGAAACACGGCCACTGCCCATTCTGCTCCTTTTCCATCGATGACGTTGGCCGTCTGCAGCAGCATGTGTTGAAGCAAGAGCTTCGCGCCACGGCCTACGTCTGCTCGTCCTGCCTTGGCGGCTTCGATGACCAGTTGTCCTGGCAAAAGCACATTGACAATGAGCGCTGCTCTGCGACCGCAACACTGCTTGTATGCGACACCAGGCCGCTACTCTCATGGGTGCTGCAGAACCTGCCATTCAAGTTTCAGCGCTTCACCTGCCGCCACTGTGCGCAGGTTTTCCGGGTGGTGTCGACCTTCCGGAGCCACTTCCTGCGTCACTACACATACTACCCGACAATATGCAAGATGTGCGGCCAGTCATTTCGTGGGATCCGGGCCAAGGAGTGCCACATGAAAGCTGTCCACGGCGGGTCGGGCCCTGCTGAAGGCATGGATGCAAACATCGAAGCAGAGATTGCGCGCCAGGCCATTGTGTGCGCTCTCCACACCTGCCAGCGATGCGGCTTTCAAACGTTCAGCCAGTCATACATCGTAGCGCACAGGGAAAAATGCTCCCTAACAGAAAGTTCAGTGCCTGCACTTCAAGCCAGCAGTGACAGGTCCGAAAAGGGCAGCTTGACTACCGAGGAAGATGAAGATGTCCCAGCATATTACTGCATGCACTGTAGTGTGAGCTTTATGTACTTGGAGCGACTGCTAAGCCATGGCTTCACTCAGCATGGCTGTGCTTACTTCTGTTCCCGCTGCTACCGAGGTTTCGACACAAAGGAACACTTTGTGCGGCACTGCCGGAGCCGCGCATGCAGGCGGCCGTCATCCGTCTTTCACGTAGATGTGGTTAAGAGGTCCTCAAAGAGGAAGTTTTTCTTCAGGGAGATCACCATCGACTATGACATCGGTAATGGGTCATACAGTTCATCGGGAGAGGAGCTGGATGACGAGATGGACGAATGCTACTACTCTTTCTACAACCAGGATTATGAGCCAGTGCAGGGAATTGACCGCACGTATGTCACGGACGAGACGACGGGCATGAGACTTCCGGTGTCGGACCTTGCACAAGTTGTGAATATCGAAGCCTATGTTTGCATTCGTGATTGGAAGAAGACAATCTTTTGAGCTTGCTGCTTTGAACAACGACTTGTTTGCAGTTTTTTTCTCCCCCTATTTCAACTGTCCTTAATTTCAATCCTTTCATTTTATACCCATGCGGTGCATTCCATAACTTTGTGCAACATGCCCTGAAGTGTTGTGCATGTCGTGCTTTTGATAAACTGCTAACAAAAGCCATTGCTGGCATTGTTGAAAGAATCTTTGCGCTGCAGCATTACACCATGGTGTTATTTCTGTGATCTGTGTGTGATTTTGTGGTCAAAAAGAAAAGTGCTGAAAGAGGTCTGCTGGGCCGTGTTTTAAAATGACCTACTTCTTGTTCCATTCTTTATGATCTTAATCGGCTTAGATTCCACCATGCAGCCGTTACCGGCAGAATCTGCCAATAGCAACCTAAGATTGTTGCGAAACACAAACCCAAGTGCTGTTTGTTTCTAGCTTCACCTTCGTTACCTACACTGTGCAATGTATGAGCATTTTTACGTGCTCTGAATGTCCCACTTAAAGGTTAAATCGGATTGAAACAGTAATTACAACCATTGCCTATTTCTGTAGCAGGTCATCTTAATCACTTTCAGCTTATGTACATAACCTCCATATTCATAATGTGCATCAACATAAAGCCCATGCTTTACTTAGATTAGACGACGCCTAGCGTGGCTGTAGTCAAGACATTGCTTTTCCTTCTATGTGTTTACATCAAGCATTGCTTTgaccaagtcaagcatgggcttccagTTAAGGCACATTTATGAAACACAGGAGCAAATGGCTGGAGTAATGCACTCCATATTTGTTTTTTCAAGCTAATTTAAAGTGTCATCTGTGCTTCCAGTGCTTGTTTGGAATGTTTGGGTTGAATAAACACATTGTTTCTATAAacgtaatttttttctctctcccccctCTGTACTTCGGCCATTAACGAACTTGAACTAGTTTAACATGCGTTGGAGCTTAAATTGTTTTATGTGTTTCATACAATAGTTAAGAACCCTGCTCTAACAGACAAATGCCACATTGCCGGCAAATGGTCTGCGCAAATAAAAGACGGGCACTTGCTCACACCAGTAGTTTATTAGAAAAGGGGGCGATAAAGGcagctgaggaaaaaaaaaaaaatcccgtgaGACCCAGTGAACGCAATAACAGAACTTCGTTCCAAAACAGTTCTTCCCCCACGAACGTCCGCTCTTCCTCGAGACGGAGCGAGAATTTCGTCAACCGATGAAGTTGATGACGACCAGATGCAGGATGATGTGCGCGAACACGAAGTCGGCGTACGCTCTTTCGGGGCTGATGCCGAAGAACTGCGACTTGTTCTGTGGGTTCGCCTGAAGCCGTAGGCAGACACCCAGCACGAACGACGCCACGCAGGTGATGAAACCGGACAGGAACGAGTTGAACGGGAACGTGCCCACGATGCAGCAGTACACGAACTGCACTATCCCCGTGAGCATGACGTAGACCAGATACGAGTCGATGATCTTCAGCTTCTTGGGCGTCGTGGCCGAATACTCGTCCAGGAACCGCTTCACCACGTCCCAGATTGTCGCGGAGGCCATGGCTTCTTGTTTTCACCGGCGCTTACGATGAGTAAACAATCAAACGCTGGCTCTGCTATGCCACGAGACAGTTCTCTTTTTTTCGTTCGACGTGTTCACACACCGGCAGATAGCAAAGCGCGTCGGCGTTGGTGGCTGGCTATCCGCCTGGCTTGCGATTTGAGCCGATGATGATGTGGacactggtgatgatgatgatgacttagtCCGAGCGCAGTTAATTTCTAAAATTTCAGCTTAGCCGACAACAACAACATAAGCTCAGACTTGCATAACTAAGAACTAATTGACCCGTTTTTTTTTACGGTACCGCACGTTGACTAAGGTTGACCTTGTGTTGAGGCTGTATTTGCCGTTATTTTCAATTTCGTTCGCGCCCGCCTAGGTAGCGCTACGAGTATCGTAAAGTTCAAGATGGCGGCTACTGGTGTGCTGCCCTTCGTCCGGGGCATCGATTTTACTCGAAATGACTTCCAAGTACGGAACATTTCGCTTGTATGAATGCAGCAGACTAGCGCAGCAGTCACTAATCTACTGATCGGTTGCGCTGTCCTGTCGCGTAGCCTTTCTTGCTCACATTGATAACTCGCCTCCTTTCGGGAGGTGTAACCCAAGATGATCCCCAGAGACCCATTGCACGTTGGTCTCTCTTGCGGCTTTTATTTTGACCTTTTTGTAGTGCTTGCATTTTCGCGCGTCTCGTGACGGAAGCCGGAACAATTGATGGGCGCAAAACAAACGCCTTTTAAAACTAAAGAGGCCTTGACAAGTTGTGTGCAGTGGAACTATTGTTAGTATTCTCTTGCTGGGATCTCGCAAGAGCGTTGCGGCAACGGCTTGGCTTGTCGAATGGTTACTAATACTTatgaacagtaaaaaaaaaaataattgtggcCAATAAATGACGAGCTCAACGCAGCGCACTGTCTTGTTGGTTTAAGTAAAGTGTAATAGTCTAGCGATCGCGCTAATATTGGTTTCCATCGACTGCTTTCGAATGTCTTCGTAAACTTTGTACCCATGAAACGTTTCCGAAGCAGTAGttattgcaaaattttttttaaggaAACGCTGCAATGTTTACGGGCGCAGAAAACTAGTAATCTGTTTGGTATCctaacttactttttttttttcaaatacaaagTTCCTTTTGGTGTATGCAAGCTTTCTGTAGTGGTTTATTGAATGGGTGCCCTGCTTGTTCCTTAAGCGAAATATGCGTCACCGGCACCCTTCTGTTGCGTGTCAGTTTTGTGTGCTAATTCATCTCTGCCAAATTGGTTATGACTAGAAGCGTAAGTCCACAAAAGTACAGCGGGACTTTCCttttccatttttattcttttctgcCAGAAATGCGAAACCGTATTCTAAATCTGTTCCGCACTTTTGTGTTTTTCCATTTTGTATTTTGTTTCAGTGGCGAGCTTGGAGCTATGATAAATACGTAAGCACGCCTCATCCCAACACGTGTATATTatctcctgcaaaaaaaaaaaaaaaaactattctaTGTATGCATactctggtggaggtgctggttcTCTTGATTTTGAATGCCTCAAGACGACTAAATTGATTATCCTTCGGTGCAAGTGTATTGCATAGCCCATTAACTCTAACTTATCCACCTTCAATACttcaaagaaaggaaacaaaacatATCTGTTTGatactccatttcatacttaACAGGCAACACTGTGCAGTCTCCTCACGTTAGTACGGTCTTAGAAGTAATTACCCTGCGCATTTCGCATCGCAGTTCTTTTTTGACCAGCAGCACTTTGTAGGGAGTAACCGCTCCACATATTACCGCTACAGCTTGTGGGCGAAAGGTTAACGCTGACTCGCTTATCATTCATGCGCCTCTCTGCTTGCAGTGTGCATCGTACAGTcgaaccttgttataacgaaaCTCGATATAgcgaaataatggatataatgaagtaagTGAAATTCCCCCTGAAACCTCCACTGAGGTTCATATTCCAGTGCATGCACTGATGTATGTAACGAGGTAATGGACACAACAATGTAACTTTGGTTCCCGCTTCAAGTTTGTTATGACAAGGTTTTTACTGTGCTGTGTTATGGTCACTGGGGCAAGCAGAGTGCTGTGGCTGATGGTTGTGGAATATCTTGCCCCGCCCGTTCAGTGGTGAACGAGTTAAGATCTGTGATGCTCTCCATGTAGTAGTAACGTCATATTTTAAGACAAGCCAGTTAGGGACTAAATGTTACATCAGTTCGCGAGATGCATACCTGTATCTTTCTTTCAAATGAGATGCACTACTTTATTTGTTCATAAGTACAAGCAGTGAGGTAACTCTCTCCAGCCATCGtagtgttgcctgctatgtatgaaacgaaGTACATTCCTCAAATGTGTTATTGAAAATTATCAAAACATCTTAAATGCGCACATGAATAATTTGAGCAAACAGCAATATGAGGCCCACTTTGATGGTCCATGTTAACCAGCATTTCTGAAATGATTTCTGATTCTAATTGCAATTGTAATTCTTTCAGCTTGCTGATTCGCTCTCCTTTGTAACGTTAAGTTGTAAAGCCTCTTgtagtgaataaataaaaatacattttTGTTACATAGGCTTACAAGTGACAATCGGTTCTTGTGGACTAATGCACAAATTGCTCTCTTCCATATCAGACAGGAAAACGAAGAAGGATCCGAGTAACGTAGATCTCTTTTCTTGTGTGACATTTCTTGTAACATGCAAACGAAATTTTCAGATTTTTCTTGGCAGTGGAAGTGATATCACTGTGGTAATAAGTGTAAATGTCAAGCACTTTAATTCTGCTCAGCAATCATTCGCTGCAATCTTTTCGTTGCTGACCATTTAGAATGAACTGTATATGAGAGTGGTTTGGTGGTTTTGCCAGTCTTTTCTTCAAAATGATGGTCAGTAATGTATTTTAGCATAGAACTACTGCAGGTTACGTTAGGTTCTACTGTTACCGATACCACCTGCTGCCTATTGTGCAGCATACATGTGGGATTTATTGGGTATTTACAGGGTAAAGTGCTGGGGCTGTTATAATTACTACTGTAATTCCTATTTGTGAAAAGATTGGCAAAAACTACTTTTCCTTGTTGCACAGTCTGAAGACAGGGAGTCATTGCAGATACCTTCGTTGATTTCATAACATGATTCATTAGCTAACCATTAGTTAACATTGAGACTAGCCAGCAGGTTCGTCTTGAATTTGCCCTGCTGAACAAATATCTCTTTGCCACTGCAATGTTTCTGGCAATGCTTTCAGTACCCAGTGTGTTTgaaatgtgtgtgtgggggggggggggggatctaaGGGCTGTTAATGAATGGGCGTGTCTTTTTGTTCTATACCTGTACGAGGCATTCCCATGAATTTATTAAGAAGAATGCCTTAGTTTTGCAAAATCACGCTGTTGAGTTATCTGTCACAATACATTCTTTACTTTAAACTTTCCCGCCCACGTTTCAGTCATGCACAATAGTACTTTGAATTTCGATAGGGTGGACTGTCAAGTGCTTTGTGGTATGGTAGTAAATGTACCACCATTAACTTATTGCAGTCAGAGATTAATTTCAATTATTTCCTAATTAGTAACTGCTGTACTGCTTTCTGTCATAGGAGGACTACTTTCCCAAAGCAGTCGGTGACATGACCGGCCTGCGATGGCTACGGCTAAACAGGACCAAGATTGACTGGATCCCGGATGAACTCCAGAGCCTCAAGAAACTTGTACGTAATCAGCCTGCTGGCGCATAAGTATGCTTAGTCTTGTTCATAAAAGTTGTTCCTGAAATTTATATTTTATTCCCTTTGGATGGCCTTTTGATTCTGTACATTGAAAATTTAGCTTCGCCACATTTCTTGCATCATCAGAATTGGGAAACCGTATAGTTGCATAACTGATTTTTCAGTTATTCATTGAATTTTTTCAAGTTTACTGAATGTGGACTCCTTGCGAGATTCACCACAGGAATGTCGGAATTGAGGACAACAACTATTTAATGtcttttaaagattttagtgtCTCTTAAAGCACCCATACAGTCACTTGAAAAATGTTCCTGGTGTAAAACATGTACCTGAAGTAAAAGTTAATGCCTTAAACTCCACAATTTTATGCAAACAAGAAAAGGAAGTGTATTGCAGTTTCCAAATGTTTTGTTCTTCCTCCAAAATTTTTGTGATGTCTCAGTTAGAAGAGTTACATTGCATGCACAGTTTAGCATTCATATTCACGAAAATATTGAACGATGAAACTTAGTCTCCAAGAAAAGCTTTTCTTGAACTTACTGGTAAGCTTTAATTATAGTTAATGGAGGGCACAATATTGGGAGAAGTGTAAACCGCCGAATaagttattatttatttattcattcattcatttgtttgttcatttgtatgtttgtttgcttctttgtttatttgcttcctTTAGACATAAAAATAAACACAAGAACAATGAATTAGTGAACAAATGTTAATTGAAATATGATGGCACTTCAGCTTAATTATTGAGAAATAGGCAAAAGGCTAAATTTGCAGCGGTGCCGACTCCTAAAGCCACACACTATCGCAGTAGGTACAAACGCTGTTACAGTTGTCTCTGCTCTCACAAGTGAGGCAAAAATGCGTCTCTTATGATGCACGACTGGGACCTTGAAGCCTAATAAGTACACAGCACGGCATCCAGCTTATCACTTCTGTAGTTTTCATCGAAATAGATTGCACACGAACATGCCGATGTACATGGGACACTGGCTGGGCACCATACACTTGGGAAACGAAGCAATTAAACACCCACTATGGAATGAAAAAAGTAACCAAGCCAAGGCATAATGGGGCCTGAGGGCCCAAACACAACATGCCTACACTGAAATTGACCGACAAGTGAAGCCCAGTTCTGACAGTCATTCGTGCACAGCCATCCTCGTGATAACCAAATGTGCTTGCTCCTCTGCAGATTGTTGCATCTATTGAACTGGGAATGTTAACAGCGCAAAGATGATACCTTATTAtcccatttatttttgtttttttcatcttAAGATATACCGACTAGCCCAACAGCGAACTCTCGTGTTGATTGTGGCGAAATAGCACAGACGACGGGATGGGTAAAACAGACGACACAATGCGCTGTTTCACCATTGTGAGCATAAAGCAACTAGGCCAGCTTGGAACCCCTGTGCAGTTCACTTGTCCTGTCGAGTTGCATCTTAAACGTTGTGTTAATGAACAGAGCTTCCTTTCATTATGGTCGTTACCATACATAACATTTGGTGGTTTTGTTTTGCAGGAGACGCTGTCTCTGGTGCGCAACAACCTGGTGACGCTGCACGGCGAAGTCCCGCAGCTGCCGTGCCTGCGCTCCCTCAACTGCCGCCACAACCGGCTGAAGAATTCGGGCATACCGCCTGACGTGTTCGACCTCGAAGACCTCTTTGTTGTGGTGAGAAATGCCATAGTTTGGGTGTGAATTATTGTTTAGTTTGAGACAGACCTCTCACACAATGACGTTGAGGTGTTCCCTTGTCCTCAAGCTAAAGAAGACAGACAGGCAAAGGGGCAAGTGGGTGTGGTGTTTTTAAATTCTTACTGTAGTTTTAAAAAACACCACCTTGCAAAATTAATGTCATGGCTGCAAGTACATGGATGGCACAAGACGATTGCGGTGGGCCAGCTGAAGAGATTGTTCACACGAAAAGTGTTTTCCTACTTTATGCAGGGAGTCCCACTGGAACTTACGTGCAGTTGCTTGTTGTGGAAGGAAGGTATTTGGCTTTCAAAAGGCAGCAGCATAACATTATTGGCTGTCAAGGACAACTCCTTGCCACAGCGCTTGAGAGATATGAACAGATTTTGCCAAGAACACACAATtcaagatctctctctctctctctctctcttgtttgtttgtttggttgtgcTGTTAAACCTTTTCTCATGTAGTAGAGTGAAATAACAATAATTTGAAAACTCATAATTCGAATTGATGGACAAATTGAGCTGCTGTGTTGGTACTGGCAAAGTCCTAAGTACTTGAATAGAGAAATACTCCAGCGAACTTGAACTACAAAAACGGCGCAATGGTAATTTCAAGCAAAATTTCTTTATCCCGTGCACCATTTTCTGGACAAATCTGAGCCAAAGGCAAATGTTCGATGCATTGCTAGCTACCATAATGTCACCCACCCTGGCTTAAAGAAGAGCAGGAAAGAGCCCCCTAGCGATTTTGTGTTAGTCACAACCATATAAAGAAAAAGACAATTAAGCCAGAGACATGTCATGTCGCACACGCCCACACATGTTCACACACCAACTTTGGTGGGCTAGTGTCTTTGGCATTACattgctaagcacaaggtcgcgggttccatTCCTGGCCaaggcagctgcattttgatggtgGCAAGATGCAAAAATTCTCATGTATTGTGCATTGGGAGGATGTTGTAAAGAACCCAAGGGGCTCAAAATTATTACAGAGTCTCACACTATGGCCTGCCTCGTGATCATACCAg encodes:
- the LOC142589877 gene encoding uncharacterized protein LOC142589877: MSRLAKQSPNQQYMWGFNAPHRCAHCKLRFVDEDELGHHHRRQHGLKLMAVENWNSAERCYGPASSTPSRAPQTTDFNCLLCDQRATSWVEVSAHITHAHSRRVCPSCGRLFANEAALKSHCRNMHDAARARNALSCGTDASSLSSPSSSLEACCASEPASVAESANVDDLPTASPAQVDCSICQLSQNHPQDSNGAFGCAHCTWSSLSVSRLKQHHLEMHDKGEYAKLLLPETPAAEVEPAAHGIESCSRDSFADRDTESVSGPSSRAESPDLATGSHGDNISEAVVPSVAGGAHSRGKKGNDGTLGRGKLEIACPSCNFTCATLLELRLHHVSEHDGKPFHEPRSEGTKQKSSAAKARQVSHSKTTARSESRQSSNGSRANRANRSFTAHGYQHDGFVCSDKSSLESDDEDSSSTAAKSAPSEADVSWHPSELSGEETLQEEEEEESSSSGSVDNEMFRVSCEKCRERFVSKLSLAVHMSKLHRMSFFCTYCFRGAKRCDLLQLHHQREHRRLPFSYHTLDGLRLVTVNSVDSDESEENDVTENASFARKPVRHPARHRQRAVQKRPLRNSSQQSSAHNSSSEQFDSMQWRRKRQRLLSSTSEETTDCYEPEIMDTISRCVYYGYRCPKSVRAFHQLVANISHEFKCSAFTCGFSTDSASDFENHLKNHDLTDVFCLYCGASVASPGALLTHLEEDHSDLRFQCCKCLYRTARNMHFSVHFPQAHPQDSVTSISLSSRGDPAASTSSVQIKEFDPYVCGFPGCMFRNRKRCEFEKHFEECHVDADSFPCGRCSKSCQSVTALVEHFQDHGFADIECGYCSFGTASTGAMMLHACYCHSSQMTMFRVRSDNLGKELITSSDRGIKYETSYDLSHLTFQQRCCFCPALVSGFEDFQRHTSSKHSLSLSVQELADKLFMSYDYIEAVKHGHCPFCSFSIDDVGRLQQHVLKQELRATAYVCSSCLGGFDDQLSWQKHIDNERCSATATLLVCDTRPLLSWVLQNLPFKFQRFTCRHCAQVFRVVSTFRSHFLRHYTYYPTICKMCGQSFRGIRAKECHMKAVHGGSGPAEGMDANIEAEIARQAIVCALHTCQRCGFQTFSQSYIVAHREKCSLTESSVPALQASSDRSEKGSLTTEEDEDVPAYYCMHCSVSFMYLERLLSHGFTQHGCAYFCSRCYRGFDTKEHFVRHCRSRACRRPSSVFHVDVVKRSSKRKFFFREITIDYDIGNGSYSSSGEELDDEMDECYYSFYNQDYEPVQGIDRTYVTDETTGMRLPVSDLAQVVNIEAYVCIRDWKKTIF
- the Dad1 gene encoding dolichyl-diphosphooligosaccharide--protein glycosyltransferase subunit, which produces MASATIWDVVKRFLDEYSATTPKKLKIIDSYLVYVMLTGIVQFVYCCIVGTFPFNSFLSGFITCVASFVLGVCLRLQANPQNKSQFFGISPERAYADFVFAHIILHLVVINFIG